From the Glutamicibacter halophytocola genome, the window GCCCCGTCCAGCAGCACCTGGCCGCCCGATGGCTTGAGCAGCCGGGACAGGGCACGCAGCAGCGTGGACTTGCCGCAGCCATTGGCGCCCACCACGATGCTCACCTGCCCGGTGGGAATATCCAAGGACAGCTCGTCGACGATGGTGACCTTGTCATAGGCCAAGGTCAGATCGCTAGCCTGCAAAGTGGCCATGGGTTATGCCCCGCTTCCGGTTGAGTTGGCGCGCACCAGAATCCAAATCAGGAAGGGTGCGCCGAATGCGCCGGTGATGACACCTACCGGCAGTGCAAGACCCGCGAACAAGTTCGCGGCAAAAAAGTTGGCAACGACGACCAGGGCAGCCCCGGTCAATCCCGCCAGCGGGATGTGGATCGGCCCGCGGCTCAGCGCCGCGCTGATCGGCCCGGCCAGGAAGGCCACAAAGGCCAACGGGCCGGTCATCGCAATGGGCAAGGCACCCATGGCCACGGCAACAACCACGAGCAGCATCCGGGCCCGGCTCACGTTCACGCCCAAGGCGGCCGCCGAGTCTTCGCCCAGCTCCAGCATCTTCAGCTGGCGCACGACGAAGGGCAGCAGGACCACTCCGATCGCCCCGAGGCTGATCAGGAGGACCAGGGCGCTGTGCCAGTTGCTGGAAGAGAGCGAGCCGGTCAGCCAGTGCATCACATCGCTGGCGGTATTCACCTGCGCCTGGGTCAGCAGGTATTGGATCAGGGCCTGAAGCATCGCGCCGATGGCCAGGCCGGCCAGGATCAGCCGAGGCCCGGTGCGCTTGCCCGAGGCCGAAAGCCAATAGATCAGCGCGGCAACAACCAGGCCGCCGGCCAGCGCGAAGGCATTGAGCCTCCAGTCGTTGTAGCCCAGGGTGATCATGGCCAGGACCGCGGCAGCCGATGCGCCATAGCCGACGCCGATGACGTCCGGGCTGGCCAGCGGGTTGCCCAGCCAGCGCTGGAAGAGGGCGCCGGAGATGCCCAGCCCGGCTCCCGCCAAGGCGCCGACCGCAACGCGCGGAAGCCTGTCGGACATGATGATGAAGCTGGTGCCGGGGACTTTCTGCCCGCCCAGCACCTGCAGGACTTCTGCCGCAGGCAATCGATCCCTGCCCCAGAACAGGTAGGCGATGATGGTGAGCACTATGGCCAGGGCCATCCACACGGCGGTCCGGCGTGCCAGGTTCCTTCTCACCGCGGCCTTGGCCGGCGCGCCTTGCGGCGCCGGCCCGGATTCGTCTGCGGCGGGCTGGCTCATAGCTGCTCTTGTCATTTCCTTCGTGCTCACAGGCTCACCGACTTCATGCCGCTGCGCATCATCAGGATGAACAGCGGACCGCCGATCATCGCGCACATCACGCCCACCTGGATTTCGCTCGGCGGCGCGATCACCCGTCCCACGGTATCAGCGGCCAGAAGCAGCACCGGACCGGCCAGCAGGCTGCCGGGCATCAGCCAGCGGTAATCGGAGCCCACCAGCAGGCGGACCGCATGCGGGATCATCAGCCCGACGAAGGCGATCGGCCCGGCCACCGCGGTAGCGGTGCCCGCCAGGATGACCACGCCGATCGATCCGAGCAGGCGGGCGCGGCCCAGGTTGAAGCCCAGGGCGGTGGCGGTGTCATCCCCCATGGCGACCGCATTGGAAACCCGCGCGGTGGACAGCAGGATCAGCGCGCCGAGGGCCACCATCGGTATCGCCCCGAGGAAGGTGTCGATCGGGGTGCTGGACAAGGATCCGATTTGCCATTTGCGGAAGCGGTCCAAGGTGGAATCAGAGACCATCAGGATCGCGTTGGTCATGGCCCCAACGCCCACTGCCAGGGCCGCGCCGCCCAGGGCGAGCTTGATCGGAGTGGCTCCCTCGCGGCCGACACTGGCCACCAGGTACACCAGGGTCATCACCACGGCCGCGCCAATAAAGGCTGCCAGCATGATGCCGGCCAATGAGCTGACGCCCAAGAAGGCGATGGCCACGACCACGCTCATGGAAGAACCCGCATTCAGCCCGAGGATCCCGGTGTCGGCCAGCGGGTTGCGGGTCAGCCCCTGGAGTCCAGCCCCGGCCAGGCCCAGCGCCGCCCCGACAACAATTGCCCCGACGGTGCGGGCAAAGCGCGAGGCCACCACGCCTTGGTCCCCGTTGTTCGGGTCAAAATGCCATAGGGCATCGCTGGCGGTGCCCAGCGACACCGAGCGGGCGCCGAAGAGCAGCGAAGCGGCGATGGCCACTGCCAGCAGCGCCCCGAGGATCAGGAAGGCACCGACTTTCCGGGGCAATCGGGGCCCGGTGCGCTCCTGCGCTTGGCGCGTCGTGCTTTCAGTCGCGGTCATTGGTTCCTACACTCATTGCTATGGCACATCTTTCCTCGCCCACCGTTATTGCTCCCGGCATCGGCCTGCTTACGGCCGATAATCCCTCGGAGATGACGCTGGATGGGACTAATTCCTATTTGCTCTTCGACCCGGGGTCCCCGGCCTTGGCGCCGGGCACCCCGGTGGTGCTCATCGACCCGGGTCCCGAGCTTGAAGCGCATTTGCAGTCGCTGGCCCAATTCGATATCCAGCTGGTGCTGGTCACCCATCGCCATGCGGACCATACCGGCGGGATCGATCGCTTGCGCCAGCTGGCCGCAGCGCCGGTCCGCGCGAAGCTGGCAGAATTCTGCCGCGACGCCCCCGTGCTGGAAGACCATGAAGCGATCAGCGTGGCCGGGGTGGACATCCAGGTGCTTTCCACCCCTGGACACACCTCGGATTCGGTGTGCTTCACGGTGCAGGACTCGCACCTGTTCACCGGCGATACCGTTCTGGGCCGGGGCACCACCATCCTGGAGCATCCAGATGGAACGCTGTCCGATTATCTCGCTTCGCTGAACAGGCTGCTGGATTTGCCGGACATGCCCTTGCATCCGGCGCACGGGCAGCAGCATGGAACCTCGCATCAGCTGCTGCGTGCCTACCTTGAGCACCGGGAATCCCGGCTGGGCCAAGTGCGCGCCGCCCTGCAGAAACTCGGCAAGGCCGGGGCGGACGCCACCCCAGCCGAATTGCTGGAGCTCGTCTACCCCGACCTGGATCCGCGCCTGGCGGGCGCGGCTAGCCGATCGTTGGAAGCGCAGTTGCACTATCTAGCGTCGAATCGCTAGCTGCTACTTTGCGGCTGCTGCGTTTTCAGCAGCCTTCACGATTTTTGGAACCACCTTGTCCAAGGACCATTCAAGGGACAGCGGCGAAGCGGCTGAAATGGCCAAAGTTGCTTCATCGGTGCCCGGCAGGGCCAGGGCATCGTTCTTCACGGCCGGAATCTGGCCATACAACGCCTGGGACTTCACAATGTCCTTGGTGGTGTTTCCGGCTACTGCCGAAGCGAAGACGATATCCGAATCCCACTCGTTGACCTTTTCAGGTGAAACGGTGAAGAAGAAGGTGTCCTTGGCGGCGTTCTTCTGGACATAGTCGGCCTGCTTCATGCCCAGGGCCTCGAGGAAGCGCGGGCGGGTGTCGCCCTGCGAGTAGACATAGGCGGTATCCGGAGCAGAGAGGTCGGCAGCAATGAAGGTGGTGTCCTTCAGTACCGGATTCTCTTCGCCGACCTTGGCCAGGTCTCCTTCGACCTTCTCGATCAGCGCGTCGGCTTCTTCTTCCTTGCCCAGCATCTGGCCGGCGGCTTCGGTCGCGTCCTGCCAGCTGGTCAGGTAGTTCGGCTCAATCGGGCCAACAACCGGAGCGATTTCCTGCAGCTTTTCGTACTGCTCTTTCTTCAAGCCCGAATACGGGGCGAAGATGACGTCCGGCTTGGTCTTGGCGATAGCCGTGTAGTCCGGATCGTCACCGGTAGCGAACTGCACCGGAGCCTTCTCGGAGCCGATGGAGGCGTCCAGCTTTGCGAGCGCCTCGTCCTTCCACTCGGTGGAGTTGTTCTCGTTCTGGCCGTAGGCGTCGGTGTCCATGCCCACTGGAACGGTATCCAGGGCCAGCAGGGTGTCGGCGTTGACCCAAGAAATCGTGGCGATGCGCTGCGGAGCCTTGTCGATCTTGGTCTCGCCATAAATGTTCTTGATGGTGACCGGAGTGAAGTCGCCTGCAGAGGTGCCTGAAGCATCCGCCGAGGAATCTGCGGAGTTGCTTGCCGAACCGCATGCGGTCAGGCTCAGGGCGAGGATTGCGGTGGACGCGGCGAAGATCCCGGCGCGACGTGAAATATTCATGGGTCGGTGATTCCAGACTATGCGAGGTTCTGTAAACATGTTGGTGTAGATAGGTTAGGTTTACCTATCCGAACCGTATGCCACATTACGCGCTAGGCCCATCAATACGCAACACGAAACATCTCTAATCACCGACCCATAAGTGAAGCTAGCCACACATGGAGGCAGGCCAGCAGCTGTTGACCACGGAATTTATTCTCGAGCCGCTAGCAATCGGCCCGGATCAGCTACCGAAATTGATGCTCGCACCAGCACCAATCCGAGTAACACTGCGACAATGACCGTGATCACCGTCAACGGGCTGAAGATCACTGCCATCCCAGCCAGCGGAAATACCAGCACGGTGGAAGCAATGGCAAAAGCGACGGAGGCCGCCAGCGCCGGGATCATCAAGGACTTGGTCCGTGCCGCATTCATCGTGCTCCATGGCATGCCCAGGCGATGCAACCCTGAATAGAGTTCCGCGCGGTCCAAGGTGCCGGCGCTCTGCGTAATGGCCGAGGATGCCGCCACGCAGATGAAGGTAATCGCCAGCGTCAGCAGAACGCCAGTCAGGATGTCTCCGGGCAAATAGTCGTACCAGCTGTTGCTGGCTTCCTCGGCTGGGGAAGCCTGCATCATCGCCGCGCCGCTTCCACCCACCACGGCAACAAATGATGCCATGGCAACGCCGGAAACCTGTCGCCAGGATTCGGCAGGGTTCTCCAGGATCATCCTGGCGGCCAACAGCTGTTGCGGGGTATCGGCTTTCTTCAGCTTGCTCTGCCCTACCTTGGACACCAGATAGGGCCCAACGAGATTCAACACCAGCAGGCCAAAGCCAAAGCCTCCAACAATTACCGTCAAGATCACTGCGATGCTCTGCGCCACCTGCCCCAGGTTGGAGAAGAGCAGGCACAACAGCAGGATGCCGCCCACGGTGATCAACGCCCGAATCCAGCTGGGGACCGGCACGCTGCGACGCGTGGCCACAGCCAGTGGAGTGATCATCAGCTTGCGCAAACCGGCTGCCGCGCTCACCGCCGAGAGCACGACGACTGCGAATACTGCAATCGCCAATGCCCCTGCGGGCAGGTAGATGGCCGTCCCGATGGGTGCGCCCTGGAACTGAATCAGCGATGCCACCGGCGCGCAGGCCAGATACAGCACGACCCCGGCGAGCGCTCCCGCCAGGGCAGTACCGGCGGCCTGCACAATGGCTACGAGGCTGATCTGCGAGCCGGTGGCACCAAGCAGGCGCAGCGAGGACAGCGCCCGGTCATTGGCTCGTGCCGAAAGCCTGGCCGCCGCGGAGCCGAGGACCATCAGCGGCACTACCAGCAGCACCACGGCAAGCCCGGCCAAAGGCAGATAGGCACCCTGTGCCTCAAGCTCAAAACTGGTAAAGGAATAAGCGCCGCCCAAGACGATCAGCAAAATCGCACTGACCAAGGCGTAGGCGCTAACGGTTAGGATTTGCGGTGCCAGACGGGTTTTAGCCGGACGCCCGAGCAACCAGGCAAGGTGCAGAATGTTCATCGAACATCCCCGCCCATCGCGCTGGTGCCGCGCCGGCTGTCGCTGATCAATTGCCCGTCGTGCAGTTTTACGACGCGATCGCACTGTGCAGCAACAGAAGGATCATGGGTGACCATAACCAGGGACTTGCCCTGGCCTACGGTGCACTCCAGCAAGGTCTCAAGCACCTCGGTACCCGTTGCGGAATCCAAGGCGCCGGTGGGCTCGTCGGCGAATACGACCATGGCCCCGGTGACCTGTGCGCGGGCGATAGCTACACGTTGCATCTGTCCGCCAGAGAGCTGCCCGATTCGCCGTTGCTCCATGCCGGCCAGCCCCAGGGCAACAAGCGCCTGGCCTGCCTGGGCGATGGCGGCAGCCCTGGGGGTGCCATTGATCATCAGGGCCATGGCCACGTTTTCTTCAGCCGTGAGTTCCGGGATCAGCAGGCCTGATTGGAAAACGAATCCGAAGGACTGCCGGCGCAGCTTGGTTCGCGCCTTATCTCCGAGCTCCTGGATGTCCACCGGCTGTTGCCCGGGCAGGTTGAGCATCAGGCTTCCCGAGTCGGGCAGCTCAATGCCGGCCAAGGCATGCAGCAACGTTGATTTTCCGGATCCGGACGGACCCATGATCGCCAATGATTCTCCAAGGGAGATTTCGAGATTAACGCGGTTCAGCGCGGTGGTTGAGCCAAAGCTCCGGCAAAGGTTCTGGGCAAGGAGTACGGGTGGATGGCCAATGGAATTTTCAAGCATGATTCCATGTTTTCAATATTGAGTTCTGCGCGCATCGGCGCGCAGGGCGAAGTCGCGCCTTGTCAGGCTCATCCTCCGGTAGGAGCGCCGGCGCCACGAACCAGTACCCCAGGAGTTCTTGAACTGCCCATGAAATTGGAACTGTATACGCAGCCGTTCTGCGCACCGTGCATCCGCACGAGGCAAACTGTGGCACGCGCCCAGGCACTGCTGCCGGAATTGCAGGTGGAAGAAATCAATGTTGTGGAGCAGGTCCAGCGCGGCGAGGAATTGGGCATCACCAGCACACCGGTAATCAGGCTGGTGCAAGGCAGCACGGAGAAATTCAGAGCCAGCGATACACCCACGCTGCCTCAGCTTTTGGCTGCGATTGCGCGCGCCAGCGACTAGTCTCACGTGACTTGGAACCCCGAGATGCACGCTTCTGCGGCAATGATGGGGAAGAATAGACCAAGTGATTACTGTGCCTGGCGTTGAACATGAGTGTTTCCAGCGTGTCTTAGCTGATTCAGCCAACCGCATTGAATGGCTCAGGGCACGCGCTCAAGGCATCACGGCAACCGACGTCGCCAAGCTATCCACCGAGAAGTCCATCAAGAACGCGGCCTGGGACAAGCTCTACGGCAATGGATTCTCCGGCAACACCTATACCGATCACGGGCGCAAACGCGAACCAGTCATCGCGGCCTGGGTGCAGGAGAATTTTAATATCTTCCCTTCATCCCAGTTGTTCCACGCCCAGAACTCCAAGCTCCATTTGGCTACCCCGGACGGCCTGGGCTTCGATGCGTCAGGCGCTCCGGTCTTGGCGGAAATCAAGACCACGAACAAGCCGTTCAAGAAGATCCCCAAGAACTACTTGCGCCAAATCCTCTGGCAACAGCACGTCATCGGTGCCGAGCGAACCCTGTTCGTCTGGGAAGAGCACCAGGACTTCGTACCGGTGCGCGCGGTGCCCGAGTACCTGTGGGTCGAACGGGATGATGACCTGATTCAAGACCTGATCGATAAGGCTGAAGCCTTGATTTCAGCATTGCGCGAGGCGACAGCCCGGCAGGAACGCTACAACGACTACGGCCCGGCGGCCCTGCGCCTGTAATTGCTGCACAACGCAGTAGATCCTTGGGAGCCAGTTCACTGGCGGCTTCCAAGGATCTACTGGTTTCTTGGCCATTATTCGAGGCTTAGGCCGGGGTTGTTGGAACGATTCTCGGATCAGGCAGGCATTCGGGATAGCTATCAAGCAACTCCGCCAACAGTTTTTCGCGAATCATATTGCGCAGGCCCCACAGGTCTCCAGCATTGCGCGCTGAGAGGTAGACGGTTACGGTTTGCAGACCGTTTTGCGCGTCGGTCACCAGCAGCTCATTGTCGCGCCCGTCCCACAGGTCCGAGGACTCAAGCAGTTCCGTGCTGCGCTGGCGCAGGTATTCGATTGGCGCGTTGAGCTTCAGCTGCAGTGCCACATTGCCCGAAATCTCGGTGCTGCGCCGTGACCAGTTCTCAAATGGCGTCGTGGTGAAGTACGTGGAAGGCAAGATCATTCGGCGGCCATCGAGCAACAGGACCACCACATAGGACAAGGTGATCTCTTCGACAGTGCCGCGCTCGCCTTCAACCACCACGGTGTCATCCACCCGGATGGAATCGGTGAAAGCAACCTGCAAACCTGCGAAGACGTTCGCGAGGGTGGATTGAACGGCCAAACCGACCACGACCGAGGCCAGTCCTGCCGAGGCCAGCAGTCCGGCGCCTAGCGCTCGCACTTGTTCAATAGTCAGCAAGACGGCGGCCACGGCCAAGATGCAGAGCACCGCGATGAGCACGCGGCGCATCAAGCCCACCTGGGTTTGCACCTTGGCCAGTCGGCGTCCGGGTCCGAATTTCGATTCGAAGCGGGACATCATCCCTGCCTCAATGACGAGAACCAGCTTGATGATGAACCAGGTCAGGAACGTCACCAGGATGATCAGAATCACGAATTGCCACGGGTTGTACCAGTCACGATCTCGATAGAAGAGCGCAAAGGCGGACTTGGCAACGATAGAAGTAATCAGGCCGAAAAATGGGAGACGGGTGGCCTTCACATCAGCTTCATCCACGCCAATGCGCTTGAGGATGCGGCGGGCAATCGCGCTGAAAGCAAAAGCCAAGATAGCGGCGACCACTGCGCCGGCCAGGAGAACAGCCCAGAATTGCAACGATGCGGGGAGGACGCTTGAAGCGCTAATGACTTCCTCGACGGTCTCGTCCAGAGGTTCAACGGGGGTAGGTGACATGTTTAAAGGATGTCATATGGCGCTAAATAAATGCTGTGCATGCCCT encodes:
- a CDS encoding FecCD family ABC transporter permease, whose translation is MSQPAADESGPAPQGAPAKAAVRRNLARRTAVWMALAIVLTIIAYLFWGRDRLPAAEVLQVLGGQKVPGTSFIIMSDRLPRVAVGALAGAGLGISGALFQRWLGNPLASPDVIGVGYGASAAAVLAMITLGYNDWRLNAFALAGGLVVAALIYWLSASGKRTGPRLILAGLAIGAMLQALIQYLLTQAQVNTASDVMHWLTGSLSSSNWHSALVLLISLGAIGVVLLPFVVRQLKMLELGEDSAAALGVNVSRARMLLVVVAVAMGALPIAMTGPLAFVAFLAGPISAALSRGPIHIPLAGLTGAALVVVANFFAANLFAGLALPVGVITGAFGAPFLIWILVRANSTGSGA
- a CDS encoding FecCD family ABC transporter permease; translated protein: MTATESTTRQAQERTGPRLPRKVGAFLILGALLAVAIAASLLFGARSVSLGTASDALWHFDPNNGDQGVVASRFARTVGAIVVGAALGLAGAGLQGLTRNPLADTGILGLNAGSSMSVVVAIAFLGVSSLAGIMLAAFIGAAVVMTLVYLVASVGREGATPIKLALGGAALAVGVGAMTNAILMVSDSTLDRFRKWQIGSLSSTPIDTFLGAIPMVALGALILLSTARVSNAVAMGDDTATALGFNLGRARLLGSIGVVILAGTATAVAGPIAFVGLMIPHAVRLLVGSDYRWLMPGSLLAGPVLLLAADTVGRVIAPPSEIQVGVMCAMIGGPLFILMMRSGMKSVSL
- a CDS encoding MBL fold metallo-hydrolase, with the protein product MAHLSSPTVIAPGIGLLTADNPSEMTLDGTNSYLLFDPGSPALAPGTPVVLIDPGPELEAHLQSLAQFDIQLVLVTHRHADHTGGIDRLRQLAAAPVRAKLAEFCRDAPVLEDHEAISVAGVDIQVLSTPGHTSDSVCFTVQDSHLFTGDTVLGRGTTILEHPDGTLSDYLASLNRLLDLPDMPLHPAHGQQHGTSHQLLRAYLEHRESRLGQVRAALQKLGKAGADATPAELLELVYPDLDPRLAGAASRSLEAQLHYLASNR
- a CDS encoding ABC transporter substrate-binding protein, which encodes MNISRRAGIFAASTAILALSLTACGSASNSADSSADASGTSAGDFTPVTIKNIYGETKIDKAPQRIATISWVNADTLLALDTVPVGMDTDAYGQNENNSTEWKDEALAKLDASIGSEKAPVQFATGDDPDYTAIAKTKPDVIFAPYSGLKKEQYEKLQEIAPVVGPIEPNYLTSWQDATEAAGQMLGKEEEADALIEKVEGDLAKVGEENPVLKDTTFIAADLSAPDTAYVYSQGDTRPRFLEALGMKQADYVQKNAAKDTFFFTVSPEKVNEWDSDIVFASAVAGNTTKDIVKSQALYGQIPAVKNDALALPGTDEATLAISAASPLSLEWSLDKVVPKIVKAAENAAAAK
- a CDS encoding FtsX-like permease family protein, with the translated sequence MNILHLAWLLGRPAKTRLAPQILTVSAYALVSAILLIVLGGAYSFTSFELEAQGAYLPLAGLAVVLLVVPLMVLGSAAARLSARANDRALSSLRLLGATGSQISLVAIVQAAGTALAGALAGVVLYLACAPVASLIQFQGAPIGTAIYLPAGALAIAVFAVVVLSAVSAAAGLRKLMITPLAVATRRSVPVPSWIRALITVGGILLLCLLFSNLGQVAQSIAVILTVIVGGFGFGLLVLNLVGPYLVSKVGQSKLKKADTPQQLLAARMILENPAESWRQVSGVAMASFVAVVGGSGAAMMQASPAEEASNSWYDYLPGDILTGVLLTLAITFICVAASSAITQSAGTLDRAELYSGLHRLGMPWSTMNAARTKSLMIPALAASVAFAIASTVLVFPLAGMAVIFSPLTVITVIVAVLLGLVLVRASISVADPGRLLAARE
- a CDS encoding ABC transporter ATP-binding protein, with amino-acid sequence MLENSIGHPPVLLAQNLCRSFGSTTALNRVNLEISLGESLAIMGPSGSGKSTLLHALAGIELPDSGSLMLNLPGQQPVDIQELGDKARTKLRRQSFGFVFQSGLLIPELTAEENVAMALMINGTPRAAAIAQAGQALVALGLAGMEQRRIGQLSGGQMQRVAIARAQVTGAMVVFADEPTGALDSATGTEVLETLLECTVGQGKSLVMVTHDPSVAAQCDRVVKLHDGQLISDSRRGTSAMGGDVR
- a CDS encoding glutaredoxin family protein is translated as MKLELYTQPFCAPCIRTRQTVARAQALLPELQVEEINVVEQVQRGEELGITSTPVIRLVQGSTEKFRASDTPTLPQLLAAIARASD
- a CDS encoding YqaJ viral recombinase family protein, whose amino-acid sequence is MITVPGVEHECFQRVLADSANRIEWLRARAQGITATDVAKLSTEKSIKNAAWDKLYGNGFSGNTYTDHGRKREPVIAAWVQENFNIFPSSQLFHAQNSKLHLATPDGLGFDASGAPVLAEIKTTNKPFKKIPKNYLRQILWQQHVIGAERTLFVWEEHQDFVPVRAVPEYLWVERDDDLIQDLIDKAEALISALREATARQERYNDYGPAALRL
- a CDS encoding mechanosensitive ion channel family protein; translated protein: MSPTPVEPLDETVEEVISASSVLPASLQFWAVLLAGAVVAAILAFAFSAIARRILKRIGVDEADVKATRLPFFGLITSIVAKSAFALFYRDRDWYNPWQFVILIILVTFLTWFIIKLVLVIEAGMMSRFESKFGPGRRLAKVQTQVGLMRRVLIAVLCILAVAAVLLTIEQVRALGAGLLASAGLASVVVGLAVQSTLANVFAGLQVAFTDSIRVDDTVVVEGERGTVEEITLSYVVVLLLDGRRMILPSTYFTTTPFENWSRRSTEISGNVALQLKLNAPIEYLRQRSTELLESSDLWDGRDNELLVTDAQNGLQTVTVYLSARNAGDLWGLRNMIREKLLAELLDSYPECLPDPRIVPTTPA